A region of Phaeodactylum tricornutum CCAP 1055/1 chromosome 14, whole genome shotgun sequence DNA encodes the following proteins:
- a CDS encoding predicted protein (contains a Muts domain 2.The proteins of the Muts family are involved in mitotic mismatch repair. Highly closed to the Thalassiosira protein thaps1 156447.), whose protein sequence is MGISSKTILAMLGASLGWTTALVVDVPHRPWSTSSRTRSTSAIGNGNGDMDYDSSARAGADGYSVLRQPASRSNWDPNLDPEFEVPLSLDQAQSSFQTQDDYWWNNEVQKAKPKQSIQRSSSVTASSVTTASDREPANNAIAKPEDLDLFQRSLDTLDYPRVLQALEEQCTTVPARLMVRQASHDLTTNGTSTIQSKKSKRIPKGSERAFQPLTADTVLGTQERYRAVQELEWILQGGSGQINLADYSYRNRKSYKETLAGKPPPLGGNAFDLLAILAVAEQGKVLEGEEIFDVSQMLDRMQDVRLWSDDGLLNVNRLQQDIEFVELPKLASCIQVNTTLQDLLHNAFDKDDRLSGTTFPVLGRLRARVRSLKADIMGTLDSLLALPSIKNKLALESGGPIYSEVNGGRLVLPVAQKYASSVGIVHDTSRSGKTVYVEPTELVGPTNELRQAEGELRAEEARVWRSLTEQILKNQIVLETSVRAIGQLDLVMARLLLGRKLSGTIPVVQDEGVIQLRNAKHPVLLLRQVKNVVGSDVDLGADGNQGLVLTGPNSGGKTVILKLLGLMALMSRGGIPVPADRPRVAVGAKSYGDEYDSNNDEFQPRIDFFNPVLADIGDIQSVGGDLSTFSGHMLVCREVLANSGRNALVLMDELGSGTDPAQGVAIAQALLEAILETGARVAITTHYMQLKQLAASDDRFSVAGMQFVQGRPTYKLLPGTVGESFALAVAERLNLPQSVIDRAEALMDSETRQLGDLIRELEDQKGLVDQQVLELEEKRQEIGKMRFELKEQGLRLEKKQLTVRREEARKFAKKLEEKEQVLENVLEKLKADPTRRVLAKSWDDIKFVKRDALNEAENIPSIVARKKKANAVLAAEQGELIPIAELRERPELKEGDKVIVCKQGPVFGREATIVKSLGSRVEVLVNNMNVGLKLTQVALPTASFRSTSGPANTWGDGRLSIGRAAERALATERCAGPSTSSSSSSDTVAVSAPSKSRGVTMRTTSNTVDVRGCNLEEAKDRIRSAFSASLLAGRSVVYVLHGHGTGGVLKSKLRQWLPKEKTLVDSFQGADAADGGDAFTRVQLR, encoded by the coding sequence ATGGGGATATCCAGTAAGACGATTCTGGCAATGCTCGGTGCTTCGTTAGGGTGGACGACGGCCTTGGTCGTGGACGTACCTCACCGTCCCTGGTCGACGAGCTCCCGGACGCGAAGTACCAGTGCGAtcggcaacggcaacggCGACATGGACTACGATTCGTCGGCGAGGGCGGGAGCGGACGGATACTCGGTACTGCGACAACCTGCCTCCCGTTCCAATTGGGACCCCAACTTGGATCCGGAGTTCGAGGTTCCTCTTTCCTTGGATCAAGCCCAATCGTCCTTTCAAACACAAGACGACTATTGGTGGAACAATGAAGTTCAAAAGGCCAAACCGAAACAATCAATCCAACGATCGTCGTCAGTCACCGCTTCCTCTGTCACGACTGCGAGCGATCGAGAGCCTGCCAACAATGCCATTGCCAAACCCGAGGATCTCGATTTGTTTCAACGATCTCTCGACACGCTCGATTATCCCCGTGTCTTACAGGCCCTGGAGGAGCAATGCACGACGGTTCCAGCGCGACTCATGGTTCGGCAAGCATCCCACGATTTGACCACCAATGGTACCAGTACAATCCAGTCGAAGAAAAGTAAACGCATACCCAAAGGCTCCGAACGTGCCTTCCAACCGCTGACGGCCGACACGGTACTGGGCACACAAGAACGATACCGAGCAGTGCAAGAACTGGAATGGATCCTCCAAGGTGGATCGGGACAGATTAATTTGGCCGACTACAGTTACCGCAATCGCAAAAGCTACAAGGAAACCCTGGCGGGCAAACCACCACCGCTCGGCGGGAACGCGTTCGATTTACTGGCCATTCTCGCCGTGGCTGAACAGGGCAAAGTACTCGAAGGGGAAGAAATATTTGACGTGTCCCAAATGCTTGATCGTATGCAAGATGTACGGTTGTGGAGCGACGACGGTCTCCTGAACGTGAATCGACTGCAACAGGACATTGAATTTGTTGAATTGCCCAAACTAGCGTCCTGCATCCAAGTCAATACGACTCTCCAAGATTTGCTGCACAACGCCTTTGACAAGGACGATCGATTGAGCGGCACGACATTTCCAGTACTGGGTCGTTTGCGTGCCCGGGTACGATCCTTAAAAGCCGACATTATGGGAACGCTCGATAgcttgttggccttgcccTCCATCAAGAACAAACTGGCGTTGGAAAGCGGCGGTCCGATCTATTCCGAAGTCAACGGTGGTCGCCTAGTACTGCCCGTGGCACAAAAGTATGCCTCCTCCGTAGGCATCGTCCACGATACGTCTCGCTCGGGCAAAACCGTATACGTGGAACCGACGGAGCTCGTGGGACCAACCAACGAATTGCGACAAGCCGAAGGTGAACTGCGGGCCGAAGAAGCCCGTGTGTGGCGGTCCTTGACGGAGCAAATATTGAAAAATCAAATCGTGTTGGAAACCTCGGTTCGAGCGATCGGACAGCTGGATCTTGTCATGGCCCGACTCTTGCTGGGACGCAAACTGTCCGGCACCATTCCTGTTGTACAAGACGAAGGAGTTATTCAACTGCGTAACGCCAAGCATCCCGTATTGTTACTGCGGCAAGTCAAGAATGTGGTCGGTAGTGACGTGGATCTGGGGGCCGACGGCAACCAAGGTTTGGTGTTGACGGGGCCCAACTCGGGTGGAAAAACGGTGATTCTCAAACTGCTCGGTCTCATGGCACTCATGTCTCGCGGTGGTATACCCGTGCCGGCCGATCGGCCACGGGTCGCAGTCGGAGCCAAGTCCTACGGCGACGAGTACGATAGCAACAACGACGAATTCCAACCCCGCATTGACTTTTTCAATCCTGTCCTTGCCGATATTGGTGACATTCAAAGCGTCGGCGGCGACCTGTCAACCTTTTCCGGCCACATGCTCGTTTGCCGTGAAGTCCTGGCCAATTCGGGCCGCAACGCTCTGGTTCTCATGGATGAGCTGGGGAGCGGCACAGATCCGGCTCAGGGTGTTGCGATTGCGCAGGCTTTGCTGGAAGCTATTTTGGAGACGGGCGCTCGCGTGGCCATTACGACGCATTATATGCAATTGAAGCAGCTGGCCGCGTCCGACGACCGTTTTTCCGTCGCGGGGATGCAGTTTGTCCAGGGTCGGCCCACGTACAAGCTGCTTCCCGGCACCGTGGGTGAATCGTTCGCCTTGGCCGTCGCGGAACGCCTCAACCTGCCCCAAAGTGTCATTGACCGAGCGGAGGCCTTGATGGACTCAGAAACCAGACAATTGGGCGACTTGATTCGCGAACTGGAAGACCAAAAGGGTTTGGTAGATCAGCAAGTGTTGGAGCTGGAGGAGAAACGCCAAGAAATCGGCAAGATGCGGTTTGAACTGAAGGAACAAGGACTCCGACTCGAAAAGAAGCAGCTTACGGTACGGCGCGAAGAAGCACGCAAGTTTGCGAAAAAgctggaagaaaaggaacaAGTATTGGAAAATGTTCTAGAGAAACTCAAAGCGGATCCCACCCGTCGGGTCTTGGCCAAGAGCTGGGACGATATCAAGTTCGTCAAACGAGACGCCTTGAACGAAGCTGAGAATATTCCCAGCATCGTTGCACGTAAAAAGAAAGCCAACGCCGTGCTCGCAGCGGAACAAGGCGAGCTGATTCCCATTGCGGAACTTCGCGAGCGCCCCGAGCTCAAGGAGGGTGACAAGGTAATTGTTTGCAAACAGGGTCCCGTCTTTGGCCGAGAAGCAACGATCGTTAAGTCTCTCGGTAGTCGAGTAGAAGTGTTGGTGAACAATATGAATGTAGGCCTCAAACTGACACAAGTCGCGCTGCCCACCGCATCCTTTCGATCCACCTCGGGTCCCGCAAACACATGGGGCGACGGCCGCCTGTCCATTGGCCGAGCGGCGGAACGAGCGCTGGCAACGGAACGCTGTGCGGGACCATCaacgtcatcatcgtcgtcctccgaTACCGTTGCCGTGTCGGCTCCGTCTAAATCCCGAGGAGTCACGATGCGCACCACATCCAACACTGTCGACGTGCGCGGTTGcaatttggaagaagccaaggaCCGCATCCGGTCCGCGTTCAGCGCGAGCTTACTGGCGGGCCGATCCGTGGTTTACGTACTGCACGGCCACGGAACGGGTGGGGTTTTAAAAAGCAAACTGCGGCAGTGGTTGCCCAAGGAGAAGACACTGGTGGATTCCTTCCAAGGAGCCGATGCGGCGGACGGTGGCGACGCCTTTACCCGCGTGCAGTTGCGGTAG
- a CDS encoding predicted protein, whose translation MPGGRGGGAPADTTKLYETLGVPKTATAQEIKKAYRKLAVKHHPDKGGDEHKFKEISAAYEILSDADKRGKYDQYGLDGVDDESGAAARGEDLFSMFFGGGGRGGGRSGPRKGPAVNHPIKVSLEDLYMGKTVKLAVNRKVIVGEVQTCAKCKGQGAIMEVRQIGPGMITQMQRACPDCEGQGTQAQTKTERKVLEVLIEKGMQHNQKITFRGMADEVPGMEPGDVNFIVQEKEHDMFKRKGADLLATKEICLNQALCGYSWHFTHLDGRKILVKTKPGQIIECETTDAESGRTLPYLTNVVGEGMPSHGNPFVKGNLYIAFHVQFPKRLEPDVVAQLRTLLPGANVDEDYDPEETEEHAMEFADLRHFGKGGAAAQSSEYDSDEEAGGGQGVQCQQS comes from the exons atgCCCGGAGGTCGAGGCGGTGGTGCTCCCGCGGATACGACCAAACTCTACGAAACCCTTGGAGTGCCCAAAACCGCGACGGCACAAGAAATCAAAAAGGCCTACCGGAAACTCGCCGTCAAGCATCATCC GGACAAGGGCGGTGACGAGCACAAGTTCAAGGAGATTTCAGCCGCCTACGAGATTCTCAGCGACGCGGACAAGCGCGGCAAGTACGACCAGTACGGATTGGACGGTGTCGACGACGAGTCCGGAGCCGCCGCACGCGGGGAAGACCTCTTCAGCATGTTCTTTGGAGGCGGCGGACGCGGTGGCGGACGATCCGGGCCCCGCAAAGGACCCGCCGTCAATCATCCCATCAAGGTCAGTCTGGAAGATCTATACATGGGAAAAACCGTCAAGCTGGCCGTCAACCGCAAAGTCATTGTCGGGGAAGTCCAGACCTGTGCCAAATGCAAGGGACAGGGAGCCATTATGGAAGTCCGACAAATTGGACCCGGCATGATTACGCAAATGCAACGCGCTTGTCCCGATTGCGAAGGACAAGGCACGCAGGCACAGACCAAGACGGAACGGAAGGTCTTGGAAGTCCTCATTGAAAAAGGCATGCAGCACAATCAGAAAATTACCTTTCGCGGCATGGCGGACGAAGTCCCCGGCATGGAACCGGGAGACGTCAACTTTATTGTGCAAGAAAAGgaacacgacatgttcaAACGAAAAGGCGCCGACTTGCTCGCGACCAAGGAAATTTGTCTCAACCAAGCCCTCTGCGGATACTCG TGGCACTTTACGCATTTGGACGGTCGCAAAATTCTCGTCAAAACCAAACCGGGTCAAATCATTGAATGCGAAACAACGGACGCCGAATCCGGCCGCACCTTGCCCTACCTGACCAACGTGGTGGGCGAAGGCATGCCCAGCCACGGTAATCCCTTCGTGAAGGGCAATCTCTACATTGCCTTTCACGTCCAATTCCCCAAAAGACTCGAACCCGACGTGGTGGCGCAACTCCGCACGCTGTTGCCGGGGGCGAACGTCGACGAAGATTACGACCCGGAAGAGACGGAAGAACACGCCATGGAGTTTGCCGACCTACGACACTTTGGCAAGGGCGGAGCGGCGGCCCAAAGCAGCGAATacgacagcgacgaagaagccggTGGTGGACAAGGCGTCCAGTGCCAACAGTCGTAA
- a CDS encoding predicted protein: MGVRRPSSTGSFSASTTNMRRKLLPFNPVGRSSMLCSTEFNPLQTLVWNATSGFYDVPDNTINTTNTTASTTNAVGGNTGQRWLQSLFSWTNEDESLQNSEDVSGIHSRSRRDAPIQTEQSSRLWTSHKADYDYQGRVDSYVPHRRLEDPPTPVLYGRQCLCSPLPDTYCPIGAHHCKIAFTDASARRDIFEISCAADSKDSFVRFVVPLMFFFWFLVLCSCVYSPKGAYARGYLQRVVFCWQTPRYEQALQENLDRIVRRNRQRREAQARIRRRTVASHRVVLGRDRPPGTDSLYPPQLDHSRPGRRVGSPVVTHTTDPPTELPPADVDWTAQAGMELVQRSVVVLRTRRYRDRPTVHQSSDHADAAQQETAPHDDVCAICLNAFADADRVGDLQCQHVFHVDCLKSWIQHKNHCPLCKADDLATPPEAPRSSPNLERPSS, from the coding sequence ATGGGAGTCCGCCGACCCTCGTCCACCGGGTCATTCAGCGCTAGCACCACAAACATGCGAAGGAAGTTGTTGCCATTCAATCCGGTGGGACGCAGCAGTATGTTGTGTTCGACGGAATTCAATCCTTTGCAAACGTTGGTTTGGAACGCAACCTCGGGATTTTATGACGTTCCAGACAACACGATCAACACTACGAATACTACGGCTAGTACAACGAATGCTGTTGGTGGAAACACTGGACAACGGTGGCTACAATCCTTGTTTTCGTGGACCAACGAGGACGAATCGTTACAAAATTCCGAGGACGTCAGCGGCATTCACAGCCGTTCACGTCGCGACGCTCCTATTCAAACGGAACAATCGTCCCGTCTCTGGACGAGCCACAAGGCGGACTATGATTACCAGGGACGTGTGGATTCTTACGTGCCTCATCGCCGTTTGGAGGATCCACCGACACCGGTCTTGTACGGCCGTCAGTGTTTGTGCTCCCCGCTCCCCGACACCTACTGCCCCATCGGGGCGCACCACTGCAAGATTGCCTTTACCGACGCCTCGGCTCGCCGGGATATCTTCGAAATATCTTGCGCCGCCGATAGCAAAGACTCCTTTGTTCGCTTCGTTGTGCCCCTCATGTTTTTCTTCTGGTTCCTCGTACTCTGTAGCTGCGTCTACTCGCCCAAGGGTGCCTACGCACGAGGATACCTCCAGCGCGTTGTCTTTTGCTGGCAGACACCCCGGTACGAACAAGCCCTGCAGGAAAATCTGGATCGCATCGTACGACGCAATCGCCAACGCCGCGAAGCACAGGCCCGGATTCGAAGGCGGACGGTCGCGAGCCACCGTGTGGTTCTGGGACGCGATCGCCCTCCCGGCACGGACTCCTTATACCCACCGCAGTTGGATCACAGCCGTCCCGGTCGTCGTGTCGGTAGCCCTGTTGTTACCCACACTACGGATCCACCGACGGAACTTCCACCCGCAGACGTGGATTGGACGGCTCAAGCCGGTATGGAACTGGTCCAACGGTCCGTGGTGGTCTTACGCACCCGGCGGTACCGGGATCGACCGACGGTCCACCAGTCCAGTGACCATGCCGACGCGGCGCAGCAGGAAACGGCACCGCACGATGACGTGTGTGCCATTTGTCTCAACGCCTTTGCCGACGCCGATCGTGTGGGTGACTTGCAGTGCCAACACGTCTTTCACGTCGACTGCCTCAAGTCGTGGATTCAACATAAAAATCACTGTCCCTTGTGCAAGGCGGATGATCTCGCCACTCCTCCCGAAGCACCGCGTAGCAGTCCCAATTTGGAACGGCCATCGTCGTAA
- a CDS encoding predicted protein, protein MSSNRSLRRSMNTAVVASVLLARHTTRSCRPRPAFLVPSFGSQKAKSTPARGGFSTNAADPYGIVRSASLDATGPDAWKSLSSRDCQRLLETASQAARAAGAVITAHLGCAAELEAGATHHSSPAIDVKTNIKDIVTEYDKQAQLAVETIVRAAYPTHSFLGEEDVDPGAAASEAALSTTVQNSESGYVWICDPIDGTANFASGLRLCAVTMAVVYQGITVVGVVYDPHEDELFAAVRGQGATVNGQPLRVADTVTNVHDAIVNAGCPADPAAFATSMRGVLALNGTCRGIRVVACSALTLSWIAAGRLAAHFGYDLSSWDLAAGALLVQEAGGVVTGLDGSEYQLSTRNMLCSNGHVHEDILQVLREADAVSFRRSL, encoded by the coding sequence ATGTCCAGCAATCGATCCTTACGACGTTCGATGAATACTGCAGTCGTCGCCTCGGTCCTTCTTGCTAGACATACTACTCGCAGCTGTCGGCCTCGTCCGGCCTTTCTTGTTCCATCGTTTGGCTCGCAAAAGGCAAAATCCACACCGGCCCGTGGGGGGTTTTCGACGAACGCTGCCGATCCTTACGGCATCGTCCGCTCGGCTTCCTTGGACGCTACCGGACCTGATGCCTGGAAGTCGCTTTCGTCACGAGATTGTCAAAGGCTACTCGAAACGGCGTCGCAAGCAGCCAGAGCGGCGGGAGCCGTCATCACGGCTCATCTCGGATGTGCTGCTGAACTGGAAGCAGGTGCCACGCACCATTCCTCCCCAGCCATTGACGTCAAAACCAATATAAAAGACATTGTGACCGAATACGATAAGCAGGCCCAATTGGCGGTCGAGACGATTGTCCGTGCAGCGTATCCCACGCACTCCTTTCTCGGTGAGGAAGATGTCGATCCCGGCGCAGCCGCTAGCGAAGCCGCCTTGTCCACGACTGTACAAAATTCCGAGTCGGGCTACGTATGGATCTGCGACCCGATCGACGGGACGGCCAACTTTGCCTCCGGACTCCGGTTGTGCGCCGTCACCATGGCGGTTGTCTACCAAGGAATTACGGTGGTCGGCGTCGTCTACGACCCGCATGAGGACGAACTCTTTGCCGCAGTGCGTGGACAAGGCGCCACCGTCAACGGCCAACCCTTGCGCGTTGCCGATACCGTCACCAACGTCCACGACGCCATCGTCAACGCCGGCTGTCCGGCGGACcccgccgcctttgccaccTCCATGCGTGGCGTCCTGGCGTTGAACGGTACCTGCCGTGGGATCCGTGTGGTAGCCTGCAGTGCCTTGACCTTGTCATGGATCGCGGCAGGCCGTTTGGCGGCACATTTCGGCTACGATTTGTCGAGTTGGGATTTGGCTGCCGGAGCCTTGCTCGTACAAGAGGCGGGTGGTGTCGTGACGGGTTTGGATGGATCGGAATATCAACTGTCTACCCGTAACATGCTCTGCAGTAACGGACACGTACACGAGGATATTTTGCAAGTATTGCGCGAGGCGGACGCGGTCTCCTTTCGCCGGTCTCTGTAG
- a CDS encoding predicted protein: MATPEPYFACDRRLSRAARALVQQRLQKAPMHRNHALLDHSSSSSNNDEATVWEWLDRTLVQPSSACPLLHDALQEQEQAVVLVPPVSWRSGATPDWQRRGGGRQKRPHRTRPLHWFQCGLCWKTFGTRYYLDRHLERHHGEALGTHADDLDDSCPAITWCAFLGAHSCQDTALEEEPYYDRGSGGLGDDRDVVRRKVARRAHDYVCTAETIRHAQNACHAMVHECFGGTESELGTYLTESYCSTLACPHLLYQLWSKTLGGTQAAALVLKQVHEWEEDWIYWSKEHHEMGKWGFALLLVLVLFYGLAFWNRRHRDTFALAPFSSTHAPGRPRRRPCETPQLWPVPSSPFKQKRR; encoded by the coding sequence ATGGCAACGCCAGAGCCGTACTTTGCGTGCGATCGACGGCTGAGTCGGGCGGCCCGTGCTCTCGTCCAACAACGGTTGCAAAAGGCCCCGATGCACCGTAATCACGCACTACTAGaccacagcagcagcagtagcaacAACGACGAGGCGACCGTTTGGGAGTGGCTTGATCGTACTCTAGTCCAGCCGTCGTCGGCTTGTCCTTTGCTACACGATGCGCTCCAGGAACAAGAACAAGCGGTTGTACTGGTACCGCCCGTCTCCTGGCGGAGTGGAGCGACGCCGGATTGGCAGCGACGGGGCGGAGGACGGCAGAAACGACCCCACCGTACTCGACCATTGCATTGGTTCCAGTGTGGATTGTGTTGGAAGACGTTCGGTACACGATACTATCTCGACCGACATCTCGAACGACACCACGGCGAGGCGTTGGGGACACACgcggacgatttggacgacTCCTGCCCGGCTATCACGTGGTGTGCATTTCTGGGAGCGCATTCGTGTCAGGATACGGCCTTGGAGGAGGAACCCTACTACGACCGTGGTAGTGGAGGCTTGGGGGACGACCGGGATGTGGTTCGTCGCAAGGTGGCCCGGCGAGCACACGACTACGTTTGTACCGCGGAGACGATCCGGCACGCGCAAAATGCGTGTCACGCCATGGTACACGAATGCTTTGGTGGAACCGAATCGGAACTCGGAACATACTTGACGGAGTCTTACTGTTCGACCTTGGCGTGTCCGCATCTCCTTTACCAGCTCTGGAGCAAGACACTCGGTGGGACCCAGGCAGCGGCCCTGGTGCTCAAGCAAGTGCACGAATGGGAAGAAGATTGGATCTACTGGTCCAAAGAACACCACGAAATGGGGAAATGGGGATTTGCCCTCTTGCTGGTACTGGTACTGTTCTACGGACTGGCCTTTTGGAATCGTAGGCACCGGGACACTTTTGCGCTTGCCCCATTCTCGAGTACGCATGCACCCGGACGTCCACGGCGCCGGCCGTGTGAGACACCCCAATTGTGGCCCGTGCCCTCGTCACCATTCAAGCAAAAGCGGAGATGA
- a CDS encoding predicted protein, with translation MSHRHVAMSRVRPPGRKEPREAPSKPLAPPTVVSKSLASRFFRQSHTPLVVPPSPNTNRKAATRAAGTGAAVARDRRTAAQPPPEQLPALAAEFGAFALLDESAETVLVNDELPHAFRDFATKLWTTLHRRCQRANRDGGKTRIAITVKQYEALWNHMNGDYTEMLLDQSYEGHHDDLELHLMAANHVVQDFLQLQTLFHETRTPTRLRHALWEGLERFLAPRLVEQYQARLTTMTPAEAARTISWLDDFQESARARRLRVSDTWQHDQERLLQVYLQKGVRNEMATLVQRLAEQYSADEIRHDEHGHLVSTLPETVSFLYQQQHAVALECIPLVFHEQVLAACNEELGTLAGALLLVVHTVWKENNTGTHQYCALINDIYRLGEQCDNRNEEVLTNPAYMEAAEALSATLTQFSLQTTSFLCERIFTVLQEPESVLAPVGTAPWERQEIASPVDRTIATLQDYFVDLEAWLSGNYYYPKVLKQSLDFCVHQYVTSFFVNTMARGVHNPAAAAREIRNDHHRLDSYFSGEDLMPHHGVAGFYTRSQISLQLCILQNMAALIDPQRGPDDVGGDLKAVLVRLDRDVPGNPAVLHLLGLRKRHRGKESAEWLRAIAKAKQAVELDLQGNNATADSRNANNLLLLPKLCESRFLHNLRTGNGVQRQLSNTTQDFIESTRQLLVNEAKGLQRIRMYATHRGVGMRGSEKRP, from the coding sequence ATGTCCCATCGGCACGTTGCCATGTCACGAGTCCGCCCGCCAGGTCGCAAGGAGCCTCGCGAGGCTCCGTCCAAACCGTTGGCTCCTCCGACGGTCGTCTCAAAGTCACTCGCCTCGCGATTCTTTCGCCAGAGTCACACTCCTCTTGTCGTCCCACCCTCCCCAAACACGAATCGCAAAGCAGCGACGCGTGCTGCGGGTACCGGTGCCGCCGTCGCCCGGGATCGTCGTACCGCAGCGCAACCCCCGCCCGAACAACTGCCCGCCTTGGCAGCGGAATTCGGAGCCTTTGCCTTGCTCGACGAATCCGCCGAGACGGTACTGGTCAATGACGAACTCCCGCACGCCTTTCGGGACTTTGCGACCAAACTGTGGACGACATTGCATCGGAGATGTCAACGGGCCAATCGCGACGGTGGCAAGACCCGCATTGCCATCACCGTGAAACAGTACGAAGCACTGTGGAACCACATGAACGGCGACTATACCGAAATGCTCCTGGATCAGTCCTACGAAGGGCATCACGATGATCTGGAATTGCACCTGATGGCTGCCAATCACGTCGTGCAAGACTTTCTGCAGCTGCAAACACTCTTTCACGAAACCCGCACACCCACCAGACTACGACACGCGTTGTGGGAAGGCTTGGAACGCTTCCTCGCTCCACGATTGGTCGAACAGTATCAAGCGCGTCTCACTACCATGACGCCCGCGGAAGCGGCCCGGACCATTTCCTGGCTCGACGATTTCCAGGAATCGGCCCGGGCCCGTCGGCTACGCGTCAGCGACACCTGGCAGCACGACCAGGAACGTCTCCTGCAAGTCTACTTGCAAAAGGGCGTACGCAACGAAATGGCCACGCTGGTGCAACGACTCGCGGAACAGTACAGCGCCGACGAAATTCGACACGACGAACACGGACATTTGGTATCGACCCTGCCCGAAACGGTCAGCTTTCTGtaccagcagcagcacgcGGTCGCCCTCGAATGTATACCACTGGTCTTTCACGAACAAGTACTCGCCGCCTGTAACGAAGAACTGGGAACACTGGCGGGAGCACTCTTGCTGGTCGTCCATACCGTCTGGAAGGAAAATAATACCGGAACGCACCAGTACTGTGCACTCATTAACGATATTTATCGACTCGGAGAACAATGCGACAATCGGAACGAAGAAGTATTGACCAATCCAGCCTACATGGAAGCCGCGGAAGCCTTGTCGGCGACTCTGACACAATTCTCGCTGCAAACGACCTCGTTTCTCTGTGAACGTATCTTTACCGTACTCCAAGAACCGGAATCCGTCCTGGCACCCGTGGGCACCGCGCCGTGGGAACGCCAGGAAATTGCGTCGCCCGTCGATCGTACCATTGCTACTCTGCAGGACTATTTTGTAGATCTGGAGGCTTGGCTCTCCGGCAACTACTACTACCCCAAAGTTCTCAAACAAAGTCTCGACTTTTGCGTACACCAGTACGTCACGTCATTTTTCGTCAACACCATGGCACGCGGGGTCCACAATCCAGCCGCCGCCGCGCGAGAAATTCGAAACGATCACCACCGTCTGGACTCGTACTTTTCCGGAGAGGACTTGATGCCGCATCACGGAGTGGCGGGCTTTTACACACGCAGCCAGATCAGTTTGCAATTGTGCATTCTCCAAAATATGGCGGCCCTGATCGATCCACAGCGAGGACCGGACGATGTTGGCGGAGACCTCAAGGCCGTTCTCGTTCGGCTCGATCGGGATGTTCCCGGTAATCCCGCTGTACTCCACTTGCTCGGATTGCGGAAACGCCATCGAGGCAAGGAGTCTGCCGAGTGGCTCCGGGCAATTGCCAAAGCCAAACAGGCCGTGGAACTGGACCTTCAAGGTAACAACGCCACGGCGGATTCCCGTAACGCCAACAATCTATTGCTCCTGCCCAAACTATGCGAATCGCGATTTTTACACAACTTGCGTACCGGCAATGGAGTACAGCGACAGCTTTCCAATACGACCCAAGATTTCATCGAGTCCACCCGTCAACTACTCGTGAACGAAGCTAAAGGGTTACAGCGGATTCGCATGTACGCCACCCATCGTGGAGTCGGAATGAGAGGATCAGAGAAACGCCCTTGA
- a CDS encoding predicted protein, giving the protein MGTVPNGSDCRCDDAMYCGGTFRPFRNIPTENARAPDYLRHPTNSNVRSVPCQCRFPPTPHADSNAPINQVHATNQLQCVGVPIETLDEAQEYEYDSRTKNEKKSVDR; this is encoded by the coding sequence ATGGGTACGGTTCCAAACGGGTCAGACTGTCGTTGCGACGATGCCATGTACTGCGGTGGAACGTTCCGACCATTTCGGAATATTCCAACGGAAAACGCTCGCGCGCCGGACTATTTAAGGCATCCCACAAATTCGAACGTTCGATCCGTTCCCTGCCAGTGTCGTTTTCCCCCCACCCCGCACGCCGATTCGAATGCACCAATCAACCAAGTTCACGCAACCAACCAGCTACAGTGTGTGGGGGTTCCTATCGAGACATTGGACGAGGCACAAGAGTACGAGTACGATTCCCGTACCAAGAACGAAAAGAAGTCGGTAGATAGGTAG